A stretch of the Medicago truncatula cultivar Jemalong A17 chromosome 5, MtrunA17r5.0-ANR, whole genome shotgun sequence genome encodes the following:
- the LOC11427780 gene encoding NDR1/HIN1-like protein 26 — protein MTLSPTSTHEDTLLMSSTDKETLENHPAFIGCSRLIILVPFVLILTYIILSMDVVPDSPSFDVESEGSLNSLTVNGTQLTAEFNISVSGYNFKSYSRVYYDDVSAEIFYRGEGVVLTKSSLPSFTTDGKSESVIHLTLSVNKSDDFGGAATGIARSRKDGTVEFGLIVKSLFKYKNRWAQSDWRPMKVVCNPLKFAVSPNDNNTTNPGILLEGLRCSST, from the coding sequence ATGACTTTGTCTCCAACTTCTACTCACGAAGACACCCTTTTAATGTCTTCTACTGACAAAGAAACCCTAGAAAATCATCCGGCCTTCATTGGCTGCAGCCGTCtcatcattttggtcccttttgTTCTGATTCTTACATACATTATTCTATCAATGGACGTTGTTCCCGATTCTCCATCCTTCGATGTCGAATCCGAGGGTTCACTCAACTCACTAACTGTCAACGGCACCCAACTCACAGCCGAGTTTAACATTTCGGTCTCCGGATATAACTTCAAATCGTATTCCCGTGTGTATTACGATGATGTCTCTGCGGAGATCTTTTACAGAGGTGAAGGTGTCGTTCTAACCAAATCATCTCTTCCATCTTTCACCACCGATGGAAAGAGTGAGAGTGTGATTCATTTGACGCTTTCCGTGAATAAGTCTGATGATTTCGGTGGCGCTGCGACTGGTATTGCTCGGAGCCGCAAAGATGGAACGGTGGAATTTGGGCTAATTGTGAAGTCTTTGTTTAAGTACAAAAACAGGTGGGCTCAGTCCGACTGGAGGCCTATGAAGGTTGTTTGCAACCCACTCAAGTTTGCAGTTTCTCCAAAtgacaacaacacaacaaaccCTGGGATTTTATTGGAAGGTTTAAGATGCAGCAGCACTTAG